From one Salinibacterium hongtaonis genomic stretch:
- the sufD gene encoding Fe-S cluster assembly protein SufD, with translation MSASVTATQAPASAVPIDHSRLGSLQHSAGGAGIAPIQTRSERFSSYAVSDFESVAQTDAEWKYTPLAKVRSLTTEPLDGSIYDVTTVLEGAASVDWVSRDDARIGTAGIPEDRAAANAWSTFDKALVVTISGDDARATVTRTKLGSGARAAHTVIHAKANSRGTVILGNHGSAVLSENLEIVLEADADLTVVSLQEWADDALHLASHFAKLGRASKLKYVSVSLGGDVVRVNPSITLAGERADAEVYGVYFVDAGQHIEHQVFVNHAAANTVSHVTYKGALQGEGAHSVWIGDVLIGREGTGTDSYEQNRNLLLTEGARADSVPNLEIETGDIKGAGHASASGRFDDEQLFYLQARGIPEDEARRLVVRGFLGEVVQKIGIPDIENHLDEAIEAELAVNA, from the coding sequence ATGTCTGCCTCTGTCACAGCAACCCAGGCTCCCGCATCCGCAGTGCCGATCGACCACTCCCGTCTCGGTTCTCTCCAGCACAGCGCTGGGGGAGCAGGGATCGCCCCCATCCAGACTCGCTCTGAGCGGTTCTCTTCCTATGCGGTCTCCGATTTTGAGTCGGTCGCCCAGACCGATGCTGAGTGGAAGTACACGCCACTCGCCAAGGTGCGGAGTCTTACGACCGAGCCCCTCGATGGGTCCATTTACGACGTCACGACAGTGCTTGAGGGCGCCGCGAGCGTCGACTGGGTTTCTCGCGACGATGCCCGTATCGGGACGGCCGGTATCCCAGAAGATCGCGCCGCTGCCAATGCGTGGAGCACCTTTGATAAGGCGCTCGTCGTAACGATTAGCGGCGACGACGCACGGGCCACCGTGACGCGCACGAAGCTCGGCTCCGGCGCTCGCGCCGCCCACACGGTTATCCACGCCAAGGCCAACAGCCGCGGCACCGTCATTCTTGGAAACCACGGTTCAGCCGTCCTCTCGGAGAACCTTGAGATCGTTCTGGAGGCGGACGCCGACCTCACGGTCGTCTCGCTTCAGGAATGGGCGGACGATGCCCTCCACCTGGCAAGCCACTTTGCCAAGCTCGGCCGCGCATCCAAGCTCAAGTATGTGAGCGTTTCGCTCGGCGGCGACGTTGTGCGAGTGAACCCCAGCATTACTCTGGCGGGCGAGCGCGCCGACGCCGAGGTGTACGGCGTCTATTTCGTCGACGCTGGCCAGCACATTGAGCACCAGGTATTCGTGAATCACGCTGCCGCCAACACCGTCTCGCACGTGACCTACAAGGGCGCACTGCAGGGCGAGGGTGCACACAGTGTGTGGATCGGCGATGTTCTCATCGGCCGCGAAGGCACGGGCACCGACAGCTACGAGCAAAACCGCAACCTGCTCCTCACCGAGGGCGCGCGGGCTGACTCGGTTCCGAACCTCGAGATCGAGACCGGCGACATCAAGGGTGCTGGCCACGCTAGCGCTAGCGGCCGCTTTGATGACGAGCAGCTGTTCTATCTGCAGGCTCGCGGCATTCCCGAGGACGAGGCTCGCCGCCTGGTCGTGCGCGGATTCCTTGGCGAGGTTGTGCAGAAGATCGGCATCCCCGATATCGAGAACCATCTCGACGAGGCCATCGAGGCAGAACTGGCGGTGAACGCATGA
- the sufB gene encoding Fe-S cluster assembly protein SufB, with product MSDVLIDRPELSSLGIYEFGWSDSDVAGASARRGLSPEVVADISSLKSEPESMLKTRLKALSLFYKKPMPSWGADLSGIDFDNIKYFVRSTEKQATSWEDLPDDIKNTYDRLGIPEAEKQRLVAGVAAQYESEVVYHKINEELEAQGVIFMDTDTALKEHPEFFEEYFGTVIPSGDNKFAALNTAVWSGGSFVYVPPGVHVEIPLQAYFRINTENMGQFERTLIIADEGSYVHYIEGCTAPIYKSDSLHSAVVEIIVKKNARVRYTTIQNWSNNVYNLVTKRAVAHEGATMEWVDGNIGSKVTMKYPSIYLVGEHAKGETLSVAFAGPGQHQDAGAKMVHMAPHTQSSIVSKSIARGGGRTGYRGEVRIAAGAHHSANTVRCDALLVDTISRSDTYPVTDIREDNVIMGHEATVSRVSEEQLFYLMSRGMPEDEAMAMIVRGFIEPIARELPMEYAMELNKLIEMGMEGSVG from the coding sequence ATGTCAGATGTTCTGATCGATCGCCCCGAACTCTCCAGTCTCGGAATCTACGAGTTTGGGTGGTCCGACTCGGATGTTGCGGGAGCGTCCGCGCGTCGCGGACTGTCTCCTGAGGTCGTCGCCGACATCTCGTCGCTTAAGAGCGAACCGGAGTCGATGCTGAAGACACGCCTCAAGGCGCTCTCGCTCTTTTACAAGAAGCCCATGCCGTCGTGGGGTGCCGACCTTTCCGGCATCGATTTCGACAACATCAAGTACTTTGTGCGCTCCACCGAGAAGCAGGCAACCTCGTGGGAGGACCTGCCCGACGACATCAAGAACACCTATGACCGGCTAGGAATCCCCGAAGCCGAGAAGCAGCGTCTGGTCGCCGGTGTCGCCGCTCAGTACGAGTCTGAGGTGGTTTACCACAAGATCAACGAAGAGCTTGAGGCTCAGGGCGTGATCTTCATGGACACCGACACCGCCCTCAAGGAGCACCCCGAGTTCTTCGAGGAGTACTTCGGCACCGTCATTCCCTCGGGCGACAACAAGTTTGCCGCGCTCAATACGGCCGTGTGGTCTGGAGGCTCCTTCGTCTATGTGCCTCCTGGCGTGCACGTTGAGATCCCTCTCCAGGCGTACTTCCGCATCAACACCGAGAATATGGGTCAGTTCGAGCGCACCCTGATCATCGCGGACGAGGGCAGCTACGTTCACTACATCGAGGGCTGCACCGCCCCGATCTACAAGTCCGACTCCCTGCACTCCGCTGTTGTCGAGATCATCGTCAAGAAGAACGCTCGCGTTCGTTACACGACCATCCAGAACTGGTCGAATAACGTTTACAACCTCGTCACCAAGCGTGCTGTCGCTCACGAGGGTGCCACGATGGAATGGGTTGACGGCAACATCGGCTCCAAGGTCACGATGAAGTACCCGTCGATCTACCTCGTCGGAGAGCACGCCAAGGGCGAGACCCTGTCCGTCGCCTTCGCTGGCCCCGGTCAGCACCAGGATGCCGGAGCCAAGATGGTTCACATGGCTCCGCACACGCAGTCGTCGATCGTCTCCAAGTCGATCGCCCGCGGCGGTGGCCGCACCGGCTATCGCGGAGAAGTCCGCATTGCCGCTGGGGCTCATCACTCGGCGAACACCGTGCGCTGCGACGCCCTCCTGGTCGACACGATCTCCCGCTCCGACACGTATCCCGTCACCGATATCCGTGAGGACAACGTGATCATGGGGCACGAAGCTACCGTTTCGCGCGTCAGCGAGGAACAGCTCTTCTACCTCATGTCTCGAGGCATGCCCGAGGACGAGGCGATGGCGATGATTGTGCGCGGTTTCATCGAGCCGATTGCCCGAGAACTTCCCATGGAGTACGCCATGGAGTTGAACAAGCTCATTGAAATGGGCATGGAAGGATCAGTCGGCTAG
- a CDS encoding COX15/CtaA family protein yields the protein MKRQKSSKFSPRALLERLPLEINRTTRVFAWLSLISQILIVGTGGAVRLTASGLGCTTWPKCTEDSFVTTPEMGIHGVIEFGNRLLTFVLIAIAIVMFLRIVRMRAERRDLFVLALVIGFGIPLQGVIGGITVWTHLNPYVVGLHFVLSTVLVVLATVLVWRVYKGNSPRTRVAPLWLTITTHVASLFVAVTILVGILTTGSGPHAGDHGAARNGLNSEILQHVHSWPAYITLGLTLIVIAGSLALRLVPTFRFGMLLFAIEGAQIIVGITQSRLGLPELLVGIHMVLACMLASAMTAVVLSLKQSR from the coding sequence GTGAAACGCCAGAAGTCGTCCAAATTCTCTCCGCGCGCGCTCCTTGAGCGTCTGCCCCTGGAGATCAATCGAACGACCCGAGTATTCGCCTGGCTCTCGCTCATTAGCCAGATCCTCATCGTCGGTACCGGCGGGGCCGTTCGCTTGACAGCATCCGGTCTCGGATGCACCACCTGGCCGAAGTGCACGGAAGATTCGTTCGTGACAACGCCCGAGATGGGCATCCACGGCGTTATCGAGTTCGGTAACCGTCTGCTCACCTTTGTGCTCATCGCAATCGCCATTGTCATGTTCTTGCGGATCGTGCGCATGCGTGCCGAGCGCCGCGATCTGTTCGTGCTGGCTCTCGTCATCGGCTTCGGTATCCCCTTGCAGGGCGTTATCGGCGGAATCACGGTCTGGACGCACCTGAACCCCTATGTCGTCGGGCTTCACTTCGTGCTCTCGACGGTGCTCGTTGTCTTGGCAACGGTTTTGGTGTGGCGCGTCTACAAGGGCAATTCGCCCCGCACGCGGGTCGCGCCGCTGTGGCTCACCATCACCACGCACGTGGCGAGCCTTTTTGTCGCCGTCACGATCCTCGTCGGAATCCTTACGACGGGCTCTGGCCCGCACGCTGGCGACCATGGCGCCGCGCGCAATGGGCTCAACTCTGAGATCCTGCAGCACGTGCACAGCTGGCCCGCCTACATCACGCTGGGGCTCACCCTCATCGTCATCGCCGGCTCGTTGGCCCTGCGACTCGTGCCGACGTTCCGCTTTGGCATGCTGCTGTTCGCAATCGAGGGGGCGCAGATCATCGTCGGCATCACGCAGTCACGCCTGGGCCTGCCGGAACTCCTCGTGGGTATCCACATGGTGCTCGCCTGCATGCTCGCGTCGGCGATGACCGCCGTGGTTCTTTCTCTCAAACAGAGCCGCTAG
- a CDS encoding heme o synthase yields MDTAVDTPVVQERARGLAKVRAYVALTKPRVIELLLITTAPVMMLAQGGIPNLWLMLWTLVGGALSAGSAGAFNCYIDRDMDRIMERTSKRPLVTGALSDREALVFAWILGVVSVALLCVTTNWLAATLSALAIFFYVVVYTLILKRRTSQNIIWGGIAGCFPVLIGWAAVTESISWSAIILFLVVFLWTPPHYWPFSMKFRDDYAAANVPMLAVVRGRAQVGLQTILYAWATVACSLLLIPIHPMGWTYTIVAVASGAWFIIESHKLYNRAIRGGEVRPMLLFHASITYLTLVFVAVGVDPLLPF; encoded by the coding sequence ATGGATACAGCCGTAGACACCCCGGTCGTACAGGAACGGGCTCGAGGATTGGCCAAAGTTCGGGCATACGTGGCGCTGACGAAGCCGCGCGTGATCGAGCTTCTCCTCATCACGACTGCGCCGGTAATGATGCTCGCTCAGGGCGGCATTCCCAACCTATGGCTCATGCTGTGGACACTCGTCGGCGGGGCGCTCAGCGCCGGTTCCGCTGGAGCATTCAACTGCTACATCGACCGCGACATGGATCGCATCATGGAGCGCACGAGCAAGCGTCCGCTCGTGACCGGCGCGCTGAGCGACCGTGAGGCGCTCGTCTTCGCCTGGATTCTCGGCGTGGTCTCGGTGGCCCTGCTCTGCGTGACCACGAACTGGCTTGCCGCAACTCTCTCTGCGCTGGCGATCTTCTTCTACGTCGTCGTCTACACGCTCATTCTTAAGCGCCGCACCTCGCAGAACATCATCTGGGGCGGAATCGCCGGATGCTTCCCCGTGCTGATCGGCTGGGCCGCCGTCACAGAATCAATCAGCTGGTCGGCGATCATCCTCTTTCTCGTCGTCTTTCTCTGGACGCCCCCTCACTACTGGCCGTTCTCGATGAAGTTCCGCGACGACTATGCCGCGGCGAATGTGCCGATGCTCGCGGTAGTCCGCGGTCGTGCTCAGGTGGGCTTGCAGACGATTCTCTATGCGTGGGCTACCGTCGCCTGCTCGCTGCTCCTCATCCCGATTCATCCCATGGGCTGGACGTACACGATCGTCGCCGTCGCCTCGGGAGCCTGGTTCATTATCGAGTCGCACAAGCTGTACAACCGCGCGATTCGCGGGGGAGAGGTGCGACCGATGCTTCTCTTCCACGCGTCGATCACGTATCTGACGCTCGTCTTCGTGGCCGTTGGAGTCGATCCGCTTCTGCCCTTCTAA
- the tkt gene encoding transketolase: MAAFQWDPIDDRAVDTARILAADAVEKVGNGHPGTAMSLAPAAYLLFQKVMRRDPSDSTWIGRDRFILSAGHSSLTQYVQLYFGGYGLELDDLKALRTWGSKTPGHPEYGHTDGVEITTGPLGQGLASAVGFAYAARFERGLFDPEAPQGTSPFDHFVYVIAGDGDLQEGVTSEASSLAGHQQLGNLVVIYDSNQISIEDDTDIAFTEDVTARYESYGWQVLTVDWKKTGEYHEDIAELNAAIESAKATTTKPTLIVLRTIIGWPAPTKKNTGKIHGSALGADELAATKTILGFDPEKTFDVEPEVIEHTRRAIERGHEARAAWDTQFDKWATANPERKILLDRVLAGDLPEGVDEALPVFEPGKEVSTRAASGKVLGALGSVIPELWGGSADLAESNLTTIAGAASFVPAEHSTHEWKGDKYGRVLHFGIREHAMAAILNGIVLHGNTRPFGGTFLIFSDYMRPAVRLAALMKAPAIYVWTHDSVALGEDGPTHQPIEQLATLRAIPGLDIVRPADANEVAWAWKAILARREGPAGIALTRQNVPVFERGEGDAVGDTFASARNVDRGAYVLAEAPGGTPDLIFIATGSEVQIAVEAREVLRAEGINARVVSAPCLEWFEKQDADYRESVLPAAVRARVSIEAGLDLTWRRYVGDAGRSVSIEHFGASADYKTLYREFGVTTEHAISAARESLAAV, from the coding sequence GTGGCAGCTTTCCAATGGGATCCCATCGACGACCGTGCGGTTGATACCGCTCGTATTCTCGCGGCAGACGCCGTCGAAAAAGTGGGGAACGGGCACCCTGGGACCGCGATGTCCCTTGCTCCCGCCGCCTATCTCCTGTTTCAGAAGGTCATGCGCCGGGACCCCAGTGACTCCACCTGGATTGGCCGCGACCGCTTCATCCTCTCGGCCGGCCACTCTTCGTTGACGCAGTATGTCCAGCTGTACTTCGGCGGCTACGGACTCGAACTCGATGATCTGAAGGCGCTGCGCACGTGGGGGTCGAAGACTCCTGGGCACCCCGAATATGGGCACACCGACGGTGTGGAGATCACCACGGGGCCGCTCGGTCAGGGGCTCGCCTCTGCCGTGGGGTTCGCCTACGCCGCCCGCTTCGAACGCGGCCTATTCGACCCAGAGGCGCCGCAAGGTACGAGCCCGTTTGATCACTTTGTTTACGTGATCGCTGGCGATGGCGACCTGCAGGAGGGCGTAACGAGCGAGGCCTCATCGCTCGCTGGTCATCAGCAGCTCGGCAATCTCGTCGTGATCTACGACAGCAACCAGATCTCCATCGAAGACGACACGGACATTGCATTCACCGAAGATGTCACGGCCCGCTACGAGTCCTACGGATGGCAGGTGCTCACGGTCGACTGGAAGAAGACCGGTGAGTACCACGAAGACATCGCAGAGCTCAACGCCGCGATCGAGTCGGCCAAGGCGACAACGACTAAGCCGACGCTGATCGTGCTGCGCACGATCATTGGGTGGCCTGCCCCGACCAAGAAGAACACGGGCAAGATTCACGGATCCGCTCTGGGCGCTGACGAGCTCGCGGCGACCAAGACGATTCTGGGGTTCGACCCCGAGAAGACTTTTGACGTTGAGCCCGAGGTTATCGAGCACACGCGTCGCGCGATCGAACGTGGTCATGAGGCGCGCGCCGCCTGGGACACTCAGTTCGACAAGTGGGCTACGGCGAACCCCGAGCGCAAAATTTTGCTCGATCGCGTCCTCGCGGGAGATCTGCCGGAGGGCGTCGACGAGGCACTCCCCGTGTTCGAGCCAGGCAAGGAGGTCTCGACGCGCGCCGCCTCTGGCAAGGTGCTCGGCGCACTCGGATCGGTGATTCCCGAGCTGTGGGGCGGATCTGCCGACCTCGCCGAGTCGAACCTGACCACGATCGCAGGCGCAGCGTCATTCGTTCCGGCCGAGCACTCGACTCATGAGTGGAAGGGCGACAAGTACGGTCGCGTCCTACACTTCGGCATTCGCGAGCACGCCATGGCCGCGATTCTCAACGGCATTGTGTTGCACGGCAACACGCGGCCCTTCGGCGGAACGTTCCTGATCTTCAGCGACTACATGCGCCCGGCTGTGCGGCTTGCCGCGCTTATGAAGGCACCGGCGATCTACGTGTGGACCCACGACTCCGTGGCCCTCGGCGAAGACGGGCCAACACATCAGCCCATCGAACAGCTTGCGACCCTGCGCGCAATTCCCGGTCTCGACATCGTTCGCCCGGCAGACGCCAACGAGGTTGCCTGGGCCTGGAAGGCCATCCTGGCGCGCCGAGAAGGCCCCGCCGGTATCGCCCTCACTCGGCAGAACGTTCCCGTGTTCGAACGAGGCGAGGGGGACGCTGTTGGTGACACCTTCGCGTCGGCTCGCAATGTCGACCGCGGCGCTTATGTGCTCGCCGAAGCGCCCGGCGGAACGCCCGACCTCATCTTCATCGCAACGGGATCTGAGGTTCAGATCGCGGTTGAGGCGCGCGAGGTGCTGCGCGCCGAGGGTATCAACGCCCGCGTCGTCTCCGCCCCGTGCCTTGAATGGTTCGAGAAGCAGGACGCCGACTACCGCGAGTCGGTGTTGCCAGCGGCCGTTCGGGCTCGAGTCTCCATTGAAGCCGGTCTCGACCTCACCTGGCGCCGCTACGTGGGAGACGCTGGCCGCAGCGTCTCCATCGAGCACTTCGGAGCATCGGCTGACTACAAGACGCTGTACCGCGAGTTCGGTGTCACCACGGAGCACGCCATCTCGGCTGCCCGCGAATCGCTTGCCGCCGTCTAA
- the tal gene encoding transaldolase, whose protein sequence is MTTNPLAALSAAGVSIWLDDLSRERINSGGLQRLLAERSVVGVTTNPTIFAGALAKGAAYDEQVAALAKSNVSVTEAVFEITTDDVAAGCDILRPVYDSTDGQDGRVSIEVEPGLAHDAAGTIEQGTQLWAKVNRPNAMIKVPATIAGLEAITALIAEGISVNVTLIFSLERYREVINAYLTGLERAKDAGVDLAGIRSVASFFVSRVDTEIDKRLDAIGTEKATALRGKAGIANARLAYQVFEQAFDTERAKSLLAAGAHVQRPLWASTGVKDPTLDPTSYVVELVAPNVVNTMPEKTMEATFEQGVIRGDTITGAYAEANEVLDDIDSLGISYDEVVGLLEKEGVDKFIVSWNELLDTVSAALEAAR, encoded by the coding sequence ATGACCACGAATCCCCTCGCAGCACTGTCAGCCGCTGGCGTCAGCATCTGGCTCGACGACCTGTCCCGTGAGCGCATCAACTCCGGCGGATTGCAGCGCCTGCTCGCCGAGCGCAGCGTCGTCGGTGTCACCACCAACCCCACGATCTTTGCGGGGGCACTGGCCAAGGGCGCTGCCTACGACGAGCAGGTTGCCGCTCTTGCCAAGTCCAATGTGAGCGTCACTGAAGCCGTCTTCGAGATCACGACGGACGACGTGGCTGCGGGATGCGACATTCTTCGCCCGGTGTACGACTCGACTGACGGCCAGGATGGGCGGGTCTCGATCGAGGTTGAACCCGGACTCGCACACGACGCTGCAGGCACGATCGAGCAGGGAACTCAGCTCTGGGCCAAGGTCAACCGCCCCAACGCGATGATCAAGGTGCCCGCGACCATCGCAGGACTCGAAGCCATCACGGCGCTCATCGCCGAGGGCATCAGCGTCAACGTGACCCTGATCTTTAGCCTTGAGCGCTACCGCGAAGTGATCAATGCTTACCTGACGGGTCTTGAGCGTGCCAAGGATGCCGGTGTCGATCTGGCAGGCATCCGCTCGGTTGCCTCGTTCTTTGTGTCGCGCGTTGACACGGAGATTGACAAGCGGCTCGATGCCATCGGCACCGAGAAGGCGACCGCCCTGCGAGGCAAGGCTGGCATCGCGAACGCTCGCCTCGCTTACCAGGTGTTCGAGCAGGCGTTTGACACGGAGCGCGCCAAGTCGCTCCTGGCCGCTGGCGCCCACGTGCAGCGCCCCCTCTGGGCCTCAACCGGGGTTAAGGATCCCACCCTCGACCCCACGTCTTACGTTGTCGAACTGGTAGCCCCGAACGTGGTCAACACGATGCCGGAGAAGACCATGGAGGCCACTTTCGAGCAGGGCGTTATCCGTGGCGACACGATCACCGGAGCGTATGCAGAGGCCAACGAAGTGCTCGATGACATCGACTCGCTCGGTATTTCATACGACGAGGTTGTCGGACTTCTCGAGAAGGAGGGCGTCGACAAGTTCATCGTCTCGTGGAACGAATTGCTCGACACCGTTAGCGCAGCGCTGGAGGCGGCGCGGTGA
- a CDS encoding glucose-6-phosphate isomerase: MSFDISVSGDAAEAVDRIVPQLVSDLVASRITAQDPTLWGPAAEGEAAKRLGWTEAVVVSDGLVDDIIALRDRLRSEGVDHIVLGGMGGSSLAPEVITRTAGVELTVLDATDPEQVLRALNHRIDHTAVVISSKSGSTVETDSQKRVYERAFAEAGIDPITRIIIVTDPDSPLDQAARADGYRVFNADPNVGGRYSALTAFGLVPSGLAGVDIAALLDEASSVAGRLAVDHPSNPGLILGAAIAGTRPLRDKLAIVPDGTYIVGFADWAEQLIAESTGKDGKGILPIVLDKYSTEVKLGLNDVQIVRLVESERETEEVAAGEIEISGTLGAQLLVWEYATAVAGRLLGINPFDQPDVESAKIATRGFLEQQPEPTPAAFVESGIEVRGTQSIIAAATSIDAAVEALLSSLPHGGYVSVQAYLDRGAYPELELLRERLAARTARPVTFGWGPRFLHSTGQFHKGGPAVGVFLQLVGTASEDLDIPGRPFTFGELLHAQAAGDASVLEAHGRPVLTLTLSENPQGVETVLDIIR; the protein is encoded by the coding sequence GTGAGCTTCGATATCAGCGTAAGCGGGGATGCTGCCGAGGCAGTGGACAGGATCGTCCCGCAACTCGTTTCCGATCTCGTGGCCTCCCGCATTACGGCACAGGATCCCACCCTCTGGGGCCCGGCGGCCGAAGGCGAGGCCGCGAAACGTCTCGGCTGGACCGAAGCTGTCGTTGTTTCGGACGGACTGGTTGATGACATCATTGCCCTTCGCGACCGCCTTCGGTCGGAGGGGGTCGACCATATTGTGCTCGGTGGTATGGGAGGGTCGTCCCTCGCTCCCGAGGTCATCACCCGCACGGCGGGCGTTGAGCTCACTGTGCTCGATGCGACAGACCCTGAGCAGGTGCTCAGGGCGCTGAACCACCGCATCGACCACACTGCCGTCGTCATCTCATCGAAGTCTGGTTCGACGGTCGAGACCGACAGCCAGAAGCGAGTCTATGAACGCGCATTCGCGGAAGCGGGAATCGACCCGATCACCCGCATCATCATCGTCACGGACCCCGATTCGCCGCTCGACCAGGCCGCGCGCGCTGACGGCTACCGAGTCTTCAACGCCGACCCCAACGTCGGAGGGCGATATTCCGCGCTGACGGCATTCGGTCTCGTGCCCTCCGGCCTCGCCGGTGTCGACATCGCAGCGCTCTTGGATGAGGCGTCGTCAGTTGCCGGTCGTCTTGCCGTCGACCACCCCTCCAACCCCGGGCTGATTCTCGGAGCCGCCATTGCCGGAACTCGGCCGTTGCGCGACAAGCTCGCGATCGTGCCGGACGGCACCTACATCGTTGGCTTTGCCGACTGGGCAGAACAGTTGATCGCTGAGTCGACCGGCAAGGATGGCAAGGGAATCCTGCCGATCGTGCTCGACAAGTACTCAACGGAGGTCAAGCTGGGGCTGAACGACGTTCAGATCGTTCGCCTGGTCGAGAGCGAGCGCGAGACCGAAGAGGTCGCAGCGGGCGAGATCGAGATCAGCGGTACACTCGGCGCCCAGTTGCTCGTTTGGGAGTACGCAACGGCGGTTGCCGGTCGCCTCCTTGGCATCAATCCGTTTGATCAGCCCGACGTCGAGTCGGCGAAAATTGCTACCCGTGGATTCCTCGAGCAGCAGCCAGAGCCGACCCCTGCAGCGTTCGTGGAGTCGGGCATCGAGGTGCGCGGCACGCAGAGCATTATCGCGGCTGCAACGTCCATCGACGCGGCTGTCGAAGCACTTCTCTCTTCGCTCCCCCACGGCGGCTACGTTTCGGTGCAGGCCTACCTAGACCGCGGTGCCTACCCAGAGCTCGAGCTGCTGCGCGAGCGCCTAGCTGCTCGCACCGCTCGCCCGGTGACATTCGGATGGGGTCCCCGCTTTCTGCATTCAACGGGGCAGTTCCACAAGGGAGGGCCAGCCGTAGGCGTCTTCTTGCAGCTTGTGGGCACGGCATCCGAAGACCTTGATATCCCCGGACGACCGTTCACCTTCGGTGAGCTTCTTCATGCGCAGGCCGCCGGCGATGCCAGCGTTCTAGAGGCGCATGGTCGCCCCGTTCTGACGCTCACCCTGAGCGAAAACCCTCAGGGCGTCGAGACCGTTTTGGACATCATCCGCTAA
- the zwf gene encoding glucose-6-phosphate dehydrogenase, giving the protein MAPVDITSEFNPLRLPSDRRLNRIAGPSALVIFGVTGDLSRKKLMPAVYDLANRGLLPPGFALVGFARREWEDQDFERVVHENVKKYARTPFDEEVWKQLAQGIRFVQGEFDDDDAFERLSSTLDELDRERGTMGNHAFYLSIPPKSFPVVTEQLRRSGLAEQREGQWRRVVIEKPFGSDLASARELNNVVESVFPADSVFRIDHYLGKETVQNILALRFANQLFEPLWNAHYVDHVQITMAEDIGVGGRAGYYDGIGAARDVIQNHLLQLLALTAMEEPISFSATELRAEKEKVLAAVSLPKDLSTATARGQYSAGRQGGEKVIGFLEEDGMDPESTTETFAAIRLDVGTRRWAGVPFYLRAGKRLGRRVTEIAVVFKRAPQYLFAADQTSALGQNALVIRVQPDEGVTIRFGSKVPGAGMQVRDVTMDFGYGHAFTEASPEAYERLILDVLLGDPPLFPRHEEVELSWKILDPIEEFWATQGQPEQYRPGTWGPSSADELLARDGRTWRRP; this is encoded by the coding sequence ATGGCGCCTGTTGACATCACGTCTGAGTTCAATCCGCTCCGACTGCCTTCGGATCGACGGCTCAATCGCATTGCCGGGCCGAGCGCGCTCGTTATCTTCGGCGTTACGGGCGACCTTTCGCGTAAGAAGCTCATGCCGGCGGTCTACGACCTCGCCAACCGGGGTCTGCTGCCGCCGGGGTTCGCCCTTGTCGGGTTCGCCCGCCGGGAGTGGGAAGACCAGGATTTTGAGCGCGTTGTGCACGAGAACGTCAAGAAGTACGCTCGAACGCCGTTCGACGAAGAGGTATGGAAGCAACTCGCCCAGGGCATTCGTTTTGTGCAGGGAGAGTTTGACGATGACGACGCTTTCGAGCGTCTGAGTTCAACCCTCGACGAGCTAGATCGCGAGCGGGGAACGATGGGAAACCATGCGTTCTATCTCTCGATTCCGCCGAAGTCGTTCCCGGTCGTGACGGAACAGCTCCGTCGTTCGGGCCTTGCAGAACAGCGTGAGGGCCAATGGCGGCGCGTTGTGATCGAGAAGCCGTTTGGCAGTGACTTGGCTTCGGCCCGCGAGCTCAACAACGTCGTCGAATCGGTGTTCCCTGCGGATTCTGTGTTCCGCATCGACCATTACCTCGGCAAGGAGACGGTGCAGAACATCCTCGCTCTGAGGTTTGCCAATCAGCTCTTCGAACCGCTGTGGAACGCGCACTACGTCGATCATGTGCAGATCACGATGGCCGAGGACATTGGGGTCGGCGGCCGAGCCGGCTACTACGACGGCATTGGTGCTGCACGCGATGTCATCCAGAATCACCTCCTTCAGTTGCTCGCTCTCACAGCGATGGAGGAGCCGATCTCGTTCAGCGCCACTGAACTGCGCGCCGAGAAGGAAAAGGTTCTTGCCGCAGTGAGCCTGCCGAAGGATCTGTCGACGGCCACGGCACGCGGGCAGTACAGTGCTGGCCGGCAGGGCGGCGAAAAGGTCATCGGCTTTCTCGAAGAAGACGGCATGGACCCCGAATCCACCACCGAAACGTTTGCCGCGATCCGGTTGGATGTCGGCACCCGGCGCTGGGCTGGAGTTCCCTTCTACCTGCGCGCTGGCAAACGGCTCGGTCGTCGCGTAACCGAGATTGCGGTCGTGTTCAAGCGTGCGCCGCAGTATCTGTTTGCGGCGGATCAGACCTCGGCCCTCGGCCAGAATGCCCTCGTCATTCGCGTGCAGCCGGATGAGGGGGTCACCATCCGCTTCGGATCGAAGGTCCCTGGCGCCGGGATGCAGGTGCGCGACGTGACGATGGACTTTGGCTATGGACACGCGTTCACCGAGGCCAGCCCAGAAGCCTATGAGCGGTTAATTCTCGACGTGCTGCTGGGTGACCCGCCATTGTTCCCGCGCCATGAAGAGGTCGAACTCAGCTGGAAGATTCTCGACCCGATCGAGGAATTCTGGGCGACCCAGGGGCAGCCGGAGCAGTACCGTCCCGGAACCTGGGGCCCATCATCTGCCGACGAGCTCCTCGCTCGTGACGGCCGCACCTGGAGACGCCCGTGA